The following proteins come from a genomic window of Campylobacter coli 76339:
- a CDS encoding purine nucleoside phosphorylase (punB) codes for MIVCAGGTENFSFAKAIGIGLVESTFHLTQLCLKEKPSKLIFIGTCGLYDKGEILGIYKSSHACNIEFSYISDQFYTPANIEIKLNNQNVSRETIKVNSSNYICQNSKAAKEFAKLGFFAENMEAFSVLSVAKNLDIDAECILCATNFCNENAHEDFIKNHQKAKEKLEEYLKINHYI; via the coding sequence ATGATAGTTTGTGCGGGTGGAACTGAAAATTTTTCTTTTGCCAAAGCCATAGGTATAGGTTTGGTAGAATCAACCTTTCATTTAACACAACTTTGCTTAAAAGAAAAACCTTCAAAACTTATATTTATAGGAACATGTGGACTTTACGATAAAGGAGAAATTCTAGGAATTTATAAAAGTTCTCATGCTTGTAATATTGAATTTTCTTATATTTCTGATCAATTCTACACTCCCGCAAACATTGAAATCAAACTCAACAATCAAAATGTTTCTCGTGAAACAATCAAAGTCAATTCTTCTAATTATATTTGTCAAAATTCAAAAGCAGCAAAAGAATTTGCAAAACTAGGTTTTTTTGCTGAAAATATGGAAGCTTTTTCAGTTTTAAGCGTGGCTAAAAATTTAGATATAGATGCAGAATGCATTTTATGTGCGACTAATTTTTGCAATGAAAATGCCCATGAAGATTTTATAAAAAATCATCAAAAAGCAAAAGAAAAATTAGAAGAATATTTAAAAATTAATCATTATATTTAG
- a CDS encoding Ribosomal RNA large subunit methyltransferase N, with protein sequence MKELINILDFLPEELEEKIKPMFRVKQIYQWIYQKYANNFSDMSSLPKDLRLELAQTYHFAPLKCVKNEQSKDGSIKYLFELIDGLRIESVLLPMKEEQFDDEGKRISHTRYTICVSSQVGCKSGCSFCLTAKGGLKRNLSAGEIAGQILWIKKQNNIPYERRVNIVYMGMGEPLDNLKNVSKAVKILSQNDGLAISPRRQTISTSGLAKQIKELGEMNLGVLLAISLHAVNDELRTELMPINKAYNIAAIMDAVRAFPIDQRKRVMFEYLLIDGINDKIEHAKELVKLLNGIKAKVNLILFNPHEGSIYHRPKLENAIKFQDLLSAKGVTCTIRESKGLDISAACGQLKERAKEL encoded by the coding sequence TTGAAAGAACTCATTAATATCTTAGACTTTTTACCTGAAGAATTGGAAGAAAAAATCAAGCCTATGTTTCGCGTGAAACAAATTTATCAATGGATATATCAAAAATATGCAAATAATTTTTCCGATATGTCAAGTCTACCAAAAGATTTGCGTTTAGAACTTGCGCAAACTTATCATTTTGCTCCTCTTAAATGTGTTAAAAACGAGCAAAGTAAAGATGGGAGTATCAAATATCTTTTTGAACTTATCGATGGTTTAAGGATAGAAAGCGTACTTTTACCTATGAAAGAAGAACAATTTGACGATGAAGGTAAAAGAATTTCACATACAAGATATACCATTTGTGTTTCCTCTCAAGTAGGCTGTAAAAGTGGCTGTAGTTTTTGCCTTACTGCTAAAGGTGGCTTGAAAAGAAATTTGAGCGCAGGAGAGATAGCGGGGCAAATTTTATGGATCAAAAAACAAAACAATATCCCCTATGAGCGTCGTGTCAATATAGTCTATATGGGTATGGGAGAACCTCTTGACAATCTTAAAAATGTTTCCAAGGCGGTTAAAATTCTCTCTCAAAATGATGGACTTGCTATCAGCCCTCGTAGACAAACCATAAGTACAAGTGGTTTAGCAAAACAAATCAAAGAACTAGGTGAAATGAATTTGGGCGTTTTACTTGCTATCTCCCTTCACGCGGTCAATGACGAACTCCGAACCGAACTCATGCCTATAAATAAAGCTTATAATATAGCTGCGATTATGGATGCTGTGCGCGCTTTTCCTATAGATCAAAGAAAAAGAGTAATGTTTGAATATTTACTCATCGATGGCATCAACGACAAGATTGAACATGCAAAAGAGCTAGTCAAGCTTTTAAATGGTATAAAAGCCAAAGTGAATTTGATACTTTTCAATCCTCATGAGGGTAGTATTTATCATCGTCCTAAACTTGAAAATGCGATCAAATTTCAAGATTTGTTAAGTGCTAAAGGAGTAACTTGCACCATAAGAGAAAGCAAGGGGCTTGATATTTCAGCAGCTTGTGGACAACTCAAAGAAAGGGCGAAAGAATTATGA
- a CDS encoding Putative acetyltransferase yields the protein MQDFVIEKATQKDLKSILNITKDALNSMKAMNFNQWDENYPNEEIFKEDIKAQELYLYKEKDEILGFICINEKFEPEFYEQINFKKSYDNQAFYLHRLAVKENAKGKGIAQKLLNFCETYAKNEGKYSLRADTHSKNIPMNSLFKKLNFEFCGDFHIPCYEDEFLAYEKILN from the coding sequence ATGCAAGATTTCGTTATAGAAAAAGCTACACAAAAAGATTTAAAATCCATACTGAACATAACAAAAGACGCTCTAAATTCCATGAAAGCTATGAATTTTAATCAATGGGATGAAAATTACCCTAATGAAGAAATTTTTAAAGAAGATATCAAAGCACAAGAGCTTTATCTTTATAAAGAAAAGGATGAGATTCTAGGTTTTATTTGCATCAATGAAAAATTCGAACCCGAATTTTACGAGCAAATCAACTTTAAAAAATCCTACGATAATCAAGCTTTTTATCTACACCGTTTGGCTGTAAAAGAAAATGCTAAAGGCAAAGGCATAGCACAAAAGCTTTTAAATTTTTGTGAAACTTATGCTAAAAATGAAGGAAAATATAGCTTAAGAGCGGATACTCATAGTAAAAATATCCCTATGAATTCGCTCTTTAAAAAGTTAAATTTTGAGTTTTGCGGGGATTTTCATATCCCTTGCTATGAAGATGAGTTTTTAGCTTATGAAAAGATCCTAAACTAA
- a CDS encoding 3-isopropylmalate dehydratase small subunit, whose translation MQKFTTHKGIACPLEYANIDTDQIIPKQFLLAVSKQGFGKHLFHDLRYLDDKESVLNMDFNLNKKEYQNASILVSFENFGSGSSREHAPWALVDYGIRAIIAPSFADIFKNNALGNGLLTIELAKDEVVSIIKQLKESEDKNIEISLFEKKVFFKDQVFSFDLDEFRRTCLLEGLDNIALTLKYEEQIKAYEKNSKSFLV comes from the coding sequence ATGCAAAAATTTACTACTCATAAAGGTATAGCTTGTCCTTTAGAATATGCCAATATCGACACAGATCAAATCATCCCTAAGCAATTTTTACTTGCTGTTTCAAAACAGGGCTTTGGTAAGCATTTGTTTCATGATTTGCGTTATTTAGACGATAAAGAAAGCGTTTTAAATATGGATTTTAATCTCAATAAAAAAGAATACCAAAATGCTTCTATTTTAGTAAGTTTTGAAAATTTTGGAAGCGGTTCTTCAAGGGAGCATGCACCTTGGGCTTTGGTGGATTATGGCATAAGAGCTATTATCGCGCCTTCTTTTGCAGATATTTTTAAAAATAATGCTTTAGGAAATGGTTTGCTTACTATAGAGCTTGCTAAAGATGAGGTTGTAAGCATTATAAAGCAACTAAAAGAATCTGAAGATAAAAATATAGAAATTTCTTTATTTGAGAAAAAGGTATTTTTTAAAGATCAGGTTTTTTCTTTTGATTTGGATGAATTTCGCAGAACCTGTTTACTAGAAGGGCTTGATAATATAGCTTTAACTTTAAAATATGAAGAACAAATCAAGGCTTATGAGAAAAACTCAAAGAGCTTTTTAGTTTAG
- a CDS encoding 3-isopropylmalate dehydratase large subunit, with protein MAKTLYEKVFDSHVVYQKENELPILYIDRHLIHEVTSPQAFSGLKMANRKMARSDLTLATIDHDVSTKSTDLDACSGMAKEQITTLMQNTKEFGVRLLGLGDKNQGIVHIVSPELGFTLPGVTLVCGDSHTATHGAFGALAFGIGTSEVEHVMATQTLKQAKLKTMKIECKGQFQKGVYAKDLILYLIAKYGTAKGTGYAIEFCGELIESLSMEARMTLCNMAIEFGAKVGMIAPDEITFEYIKGKEFAPKGEEFEKHCKYWRSLKSDEGAQYDESIVLDASQIQPQISYGTNPSQVIAINERIPKVSDFSNPSDQKSLLDALDYVNLEQDQSLEGVKIDIVFIGSCTNGRLEDLKIAADILKGRKIHKDVKALIVPGSMQVRKEAENLGLDKIFIEAGCEWRYAGCSMCLGMNDDKASAGQRVASTSNRNFVGRQGKGSITHLMSPASAAACAIEGFICDNRKYLGV; from the coding sequence ATGGCTAAAACTTTATATGAAAAAGTGTTTGATTCTCATGTGGTTTATCAAAAGGAAAATGAACTCCCTATACTTTATATCGATAGACATTTAATCCACGAAGTAACAAGCCCTCAAGCTTTTTCAGGTCTTAAAATGGCAAATCGTAAAATGGCAAGATCAGATTTGACTTTAGCGACTATTGATCATGATGTATCGACTAAAAGCACAGATTTGGATGCTTGTTCGGGTATGGCAAAAGAGCAGATTACGACTTTGATGCAAAATACTAAAGAATTTGGAGTCAGACTTTTAGGCTTAGGCGATAAAAATCAAGGTATAGTACATATAGTAAGTCCTGAGCTTGGTTTTACCTTACCGGGTGTAACTTTGGTTTGTGGGGATTCTCACACTGCAACACATGGTGCTTTTGGAGCTTTGGCTTTTGGTATAGGTACAAGTGAGGTCGAGCATGTAATGGCTACGCAAACTTTAAAACAAGCCAAGCTCAAAACCATGAAAATAGAATGCAAGGGTCAGTTTCAAAAGGGTGTTTATGCTAAGGATTTGATTTTATATCTTATAGCAAAATATGGCACCGCAAAAGGCACAGGCTATGCCATAGAATTTTGTGGAGAGTTGATAGAAAGCTTGAGTATGGAAGCTAGAATGACACTTTGCAATATGGCTATAGAATTTGGTGCAAAAGTCGGTATGATAGCACCTGATGAGATTACTTTTGAATATATAAAAGGGAAAGAATTTGCTCCAAAGGGAGAAGAATTTGAAAAGCATTGTAAGTATTGGAGAAGTTTAAAAAGTGATGAGGGCGCGCAATATGATGAAAGCATAGTCCTTGATGCAAGCCAAATTCAACCACAAATCAGCTATGGAACCAATCCTTCTCAGGTTATTGCTATAAATGAAAGAATTCCAAAAGTCAGTGATTTTAGCAATCCAAGTGATCAAAAATCCTTACTCGATGCCTTAGATTATGTGAATTTAGAGCAAGATCAAAGCTTAGAAGGGGTAAAAATTGATATTGTTTTCATAGGTTCTTGTACAAATGGGCGTTTAGAAGATCTTAAGATAGCTGCGGATATTTTAAAAGGGCGCAAAATTCATAAGGATGTTAAAGCTTTAATCGTACCTGGTTCTATGCAAGTGAGAAAAGAAGCTGAAAATTTAGGACTTGATAAAATTTTCATTGAAGCAGGGTGCGAGTGGAGATACGCAGGATGTTCAATGTGTCTTGGTATGAATGATGATAAAGCAAGCGCGGGACAAAGAGTCGCTTCAACTTCAAATCGTAATTTTGTAGGTAGACAGGGTAAGGGTTCTATCACCCACTTAATGAGTCCTGCAAGCGCAGCAGCCTGTGCCATAGAAGGCTTTATTTGTGATAATAGAAAATATTTAGGAGTTTAA
- a CDS encoding 3-isopropylmalate dehydrogenase — protein sequence MNTYKIAVLPGDGIGPSVMKEALKILDFVAQKHGFKLEAKEAKIGGASIDAYGVALSDETLKLCEQSDAILFGSVGGPKWDNLPIDQRPERASLLPLRKHFNLFANLRPCKIYESLRHASPLKDEIIQKGVDILCVRELTGGIYFGKQELGKESAYDTEIYTKAEIERITRLAFESARIRNKKVHLIDKANVLASSILWRDVVGQIAKEYEDIKLEYMYVDNAAMQIIKNPSTFDVMLCSNLFGDILSDELAAISGSLGLLCSASLNDKGFGLYEPAGGSAPDIAHLNIANPIAQILSAALMLKYSFKEEKAAQDIENAIAIALERGKMTKDLNANSYLSTDEMGDCIVEILKENNNG from the coding sequence ATGAATACTTATAAAATAGCAGTTTTACCAGGGGATGGCATAGGCCCTTCAGTGATGAAAGAGGCTTTAAAAATTTTAGATTTTGTTGCTCAAAAACACGGCTTTAAATTAGAAGCAAAAGAAGCGAAGATAGGTGGAGCAAGCATAGATGCATACGGAGTAGCATTAAGCGATGAGACTTTAAAGCTTTGTGAGCAAAGTGATGCTATTTTATTTGGTTCAGTAGGAGGGCCTAAGTGGGATAATCTACCTATAGATCAAAGACCTGAAAGAGCTTCGCTTTTGCCTTTAAGAAAGCATTTTAATTTATTTGCAAATTTACGTCCTTGTAAAATTTATGAAAGCCTAAGACATGCCTCGCCTTTAAAAGATGAAATTATCCAAAAAGGTGTAGATATCTTATGTGTTAGAGAGCTTACGGGTGGGATTTATTTTGGTAAGCAAGAATTGGGCAAAGAAAGTGCTTATGATACCGAAATTTACACTAAAGCAGAGATAGAAAGGATTACACGCCTTGCTTTTGAAAGTGCAAGGATAAGAAATAAAAAAGTGCATCTAATTGATAAGGCAAATGTTTTAGCAAGTTCTATTTTATGGCGTGATGTAGTAGGACAAATTGCAAAAGAATACGAAGATATTAAGTTAGAATACATGTATGTAGATAATGCAGCTATGCAAATTATTAAAAATCCTAGCACTTTTGATGTAATGCTTTGTTCTAATCTTTTTGGTGATATTTTAAGCGATGAATTAGCAGCTATAAGTGGATCTTTGGGCTTACTTTGTTCTGCGAGTTTAAATGATAAAGGTTTTGGGCTTTATGAGCCAGCAGGTGGTTCAGCTCCTGATATAGCTCATTTAAATATAGCCAATCCTATAGCTCAAATTTTAAGTGCAGCTTTGATGTTAAAATATAGCTTTAAAGAAGAAAAAGCTGCACAAGATATAGAAAATGCCATAGCCATAGCTTTAGAGCGTGGAAAAATGACTAAGGATTTAAATGCGAATTCTTATTTAAGTACCGATGAAATGGGGGATTGTATAGTAGAAATTTTAAAGGAGAATAACAATGGCTAA
- a CDS encoding 2-isopropylmalate synthase, translating into MKNNKIIIFDTTLRDGEQALGSSLNINQKLQIALALENLGVDVIEAGFPVSSQGDFEAVKNIASKVKNSTICALSRALDKDIDTAYEALKVADSFRIHTFIATSTLHIQDKLKKDFDEILAMAQRAITRARNYTDDVEFSCEDAGRTPIDNLCFMVENAIKAGARTINIPDTVGYTLPSEFAHIIKILFNKVPNIDKAVISVHCHNDLGMATGNSLSAILQGARQIECTMNGLGERAGNCALEEVVMAIKTRSDYLKGFYTDIKCENISKTSKLVSAITNESIPSHKAIVGSNAFSHSSGIHQDGVLKNRQTYEIISPSSIGLHENRMLMTARSGRAMIKTCLDNLGYDEKTYNLDEVYESFLRLADKKGQVYDYDLEALMFLSYENDEENELVLEKLSVISGTIPTACVCVRIKEELKTEACTGNGPIEAVFNCISRITGLNPVLKAYSINAKSSGVDAQGQVDVDLEFKGRKFHGKGLSTDVIEASAQAFISAYNAIYRSLKVEERKAI; encoded by the coding sequence ATGAAAAATAACAAAATTATCATTTTTGATACGACTTTACGCGATGGTGAACAAGCTTTAGGCAGTTCTTTAAATATAAATCAAAAATTACAAATTGCCTTAGCGCTTGAAAATTTGGGTGTTGATGTGATAGAAGCGGGTTTTCCTGTATCTTCGCAAGGGGATTTTGAAGCAGTAAAAAACATAGCTTCGAAAGTGAAAAATTCAACTATTTGTGCGCTTTCTAGAGCTTTGGATAAAGATATAGATACTGCTTATGAGGCTTTAAAAGTGGCGGATTCTTTTAGAATTCATACTTTTATAGCCACTTCGACTTTGCATATACAAGATAAATTAAAAAAAGATTTTGATGAAATTTTGGCTATGGCACAAAGAGCTATCACAAGGGCTAGAAACTATACTGATGATGTCGAATTTTCGTGTGAGGATGCAGGAAGAACTCCTATTGATAATCTTTGTTTTATGGTAGAAAATGCTATTAAGGCAGGGGCTAGAACTATCAATATACCTGATACTGTGGGTTATACTTTGCCTAGTGAATTTGCTCATATCATCAAAATTTTGTTTAACAAAGTACCCAATATAGACAAAGCCGTCATTTCTGTGCATTGTCACAATGACTTAGGTATGGCAACAGGCAACAGCTTAAGTGCTATTTTACAAGGTGCAAGACAAATAGAATGTACCATGAATGGACTTGGCGAAAGGGCTGGAAATTGTGCTTTAGAAGAAGTTGTAATGGCGATAAAAACAAGAAGTGATTATTTAAAAGGTTTTTATACAGATATCAAGTGCGAAAACATTTCTAAAACTTCAAAATTAGTTTCGGCCATCACTAATGAAAGCATACCTTCGCATAAAGCTATAGTGGGAAGCAACGCCTTTTCTCATAGCTCTGGAATTCATCAAGATGGAGTGCTTAAAAATAGACAAACTTACGAAATCATAAGTCCTAGCAGTATAGGACTTCATGAAAATCGTATGCTTATGACTGCAAGAAGCGGTAGGGCTATGATCAAAACTTGTCTTGATAATTTAGGATATGATGAAAAAACTTATAATTTAGATGAAGTTTATGAGAGTTTTTTACGCCTTGCGGATAAAAAAGGACAAGTTTATGATTATGACTTAGAGGCTTTAATGTTTTTAAGTTATGAAAACGATGAAGAGAATGAATTAGTACTTGAAAAATTAAGCGTAATTAGTGGCACTATCCCAACAGCTTGTGTTTGTGTGCGTATAAAAGAAGAGTTAAAAACTGAAGCTTGTACTGGAAATGGGCCTATAGAAGCGGTGTTTAATTGTATCTCTAGAATTACAGGCTTAAACCCTGTTTTAAAAGCATATAGTATTAATGCAAAAAGTTCGGGTGTGGATGCACAGGGGCAAGTGGATGTGGATTTAGAATTTAAAGGGAGAAAATTCCATGGCAAAGGGCTTTCAACAGATGTCATAGAAGCATCAGCACAAGCCTTTATCAGTGCTTATAATGCAATTTATAGATCTTTAAAAGTTGAAGAAAGGAAAGCAATATGA
- a CDS encoding Possible outer membrane protein — protein sequence MNKKFLSIVAGIALFSSSAFAEEKSGFFIGADAAYVQTKVQGNLKHNQTGAVFNGDLSSSIPILGLKAGYRFNDLHRLYLAYNYSDEFSDIIRTTNFRIEGDFSTHKFLMGYDFTPKIFERVRAVAGGYLGYAKTNLDLKTPLLSLSQKFDGFAYGAKIGAILELGASNEIEAGFKVEKIEYNTRDFYQKNIGSNLYDPRQTNYGLYLGYTYKF from the coding sequence ATGAATAAAAAGTTTTTAAGCATTGTTGCAGGTATAGCATTGTTTTCAAGTTCGGCTTTTGCTGAAGAAAAATCAGGCTTTTTTATAGGTGCGGATGCAGCTTATGTTCAAACTAAAGTTCAAGGAAATTTAAAGCACAATCAAACCGGTGCAGTGTTTAATGGTGATTTATCTAGTAGTATTCCTATTTTGGGTTTAAAAGCGGGTTATCGTTTTAATGATTTGCATAGATTATATCTTGCTTATAATTATTCTGATGAATTTAGCGATATTATAAGAACTACTAATTTTAGAATAGAGGGTGATTTTAGCACACATAAATTCTTGATGGGTTATGATTTTACTCCAAAAATTTTTGAAAGAGTAAGAGCTGTTGCGGGTGGATATTTGGGTTATGCAAAAACAAATCTTGATTTAAAAACACCTTTATTGTCTTTATCTCAAAAATTTGACGGTTTTGCGTATGGAGCTAAAATTGGTGCTATACTTGAGCTAGGCGCTTCTAATGAAATCGAAGCAGGTTTTAAAGTAGAGAAAATCGAATACAATACGAGAGATTTTTATCAAAAAAATATAGGATCAAATTTATATGATCCAAGACAAACAAATTACGGCTTATACTTGGGCTATACTTATAAATTTTAA
- a CDS encoding Putative periplasmic protein, which translates to MKVKFIPVILACSAILASANTISSVSAQTSAVAPAPATSYPVYPQYAVPPQDHFNGLPKNITSQIQNLYPGAFIVDMDWEAYGYEIKLNNYMELYFDRNGNFLGQEFDD; encoded by the coding sequence ATGAAAGTAAAATTTATCCCTGTTATTTTAGCATGTTCTGCCATACTTGCAAGTGCAAATACAATTTCTAGTGTTTCAGCTCAAACCTCTGCAGTCGCTCCTGCTCCTGCTACTTCGTATCCTGTATATCCACAATACGCTGTACCACCACAAGATCATTTTAATGGCTTGCCAAAAAATATTACCAGTCAAATTCAAAATCTCTATCCAGGTGCTTTTATCGTAGATATGGATTGGGAAGCGTATGGTTATGAGATCAAGCTTAACAATTATATGGAGCTTTATTTTGATCGCAATGGTAATTTTTTAGGCCAAGAATTTGATGATTGA
- a CDS encoding NADPH-dependent 7-cyano-7-deazaguanine reductase, with protein MRYGEKEIKEFDVENMEIWPNDAKNDYVIKITLPEFMCCCPRSGYPDFATIYLEYIPDQFVVELKAIKLYINTFMYRNVSHEASINEIYNTLKDKLKPKWIKVVGDFNPRGNVHTVIECRSDMVVPK; from the coding sequence ATGCGTTATGGTGAAAAAGAAATCAAAGAATTTGATGTAGAAAATATGGAAATTTGGCCTAATGATGCGAAGAATGATTATGTTATAAAAATCACTTTGCCTGAATTTATGTGTTGTTGTCCGCGTTCGGGTTATCCTGATTTTGCAACGATTTATCTTGAGTATATACCTGATCAATTTGTGGTTGAGCTTAAAGCAATAAAACTTTATATCAATACTTTTATGTATAGAAATGTTTCACATGAAGCAAGTATCAATGAAATTTATAATACCCTAAAAGACAAACTCAAGCCAAAATGGATTAAAGTAGTAGGGGATTTTAATCCACGCGGAAATGTACATACAGTCATAGAATGTCGTAGCGATATGGTAGTGCCAAAATAA
- a CDS encoding Putative periplasmic protein: MRKSIAIIGGSIAGLSAALFFASAKNEELDFDITVFDEGKADLKAAAIYNVPFFPKGAKADEIYTHIKAQIASMLEVKYIDSKVVSISGEKGDFTVSDEQGLGIKADYIIVATGANKSEIKGLEDFVIPHELMPKPNKFCFKHHGRQIIKEGIYAAGLASGVTTMVACAMGSANEAACAILSDIKGAVSVYHDTPTTRV, from the coding sequence ATGAGAAAATCAATTGCAATTATAGGCGGTAGCATCGCAGGACTCAGTGCAGCTTTATTTTTCGCTTCAGCTAAAAATGAAGAACTTGACTTTGATATCACTGTTTTTGATGAGGGTAAAGCGGATTTAAAAGCAGCAGCGATTTACAATGTTCCTTTTTTCCCAAAAGGTGCAAAAGCAGATGAAATTTACACTCACATAAAAGCACAAATTGCTTCTATGCTCGAAGTAAAATACATCGATTCAAAAGTAGTAAGCATAAGCGGAGAAAAAGGGGATTTTACAGTTAGTGATGAACAGGGTTTGGGTATAAAAGCAGATTATATCATCGTAGCAACAGGGGCAAACAAAAGCGAAATCAAAGGACTTGAAGATTTTGTAATACCGCATGAGCTTATGCCAAAACCAAACAAATTTTGCTTCAAACATCACGGAAGACAGATTATCAAAGAAGGAATTTACGCAGCAGGACTTGCTTCAGGTGTTACGACTATGGTTGCTTGCGCGATGGGAAGTGCCAATGAAGCAGCTTGCGCGATTTTAAGCGATATCAAAGGTGCAGTAAGCGTATATCACGATACACCTACTACAAGAGTTTAA
- a CDS encoding Homoserine O-succinyltransferase — MPLIIPENIPAYELLKEHAFIMGLRRAKHQDIRPQEILIVNLMPKKIETENQILSLLANSPLQVNITLVATTSYVGKNTPFTHLEKFYKGLEEVKKHKFDGAIVTGAPVEQMDFEKVAYWEELLEIFDFLKQNVTSSMYICWGAMAALKYFHGVDKISLDKKIFGVYKHDKVSPDLLLTNLDEKVLMPHSRHSSMDEEQISSLQKQGKLKILLRNKKIGSALLRDEKNIFILGHLEYFKETLHQEYVRDNFIQKAKNYYDKKGNIKYNWRSNANTIFANWLNYDVYQSTPFVL; from the coding sequence ATGCCACTGATTATTCCAGAAAATATACCCGCTTATGAGCTTTTAAAAGAGCATGCTTTTATCATGGGATTAAGGAGAGCAAAGCATCAAGATATCAGGCCGCAAGAAATTTTGATTGTCAATCTTATGCCAAAAAAAATAGAAACAGAAAATCAAATTCTAAGTTTACTTGCAAATTCTCCTTTGCAAGTAAATATCACACTTGTAGCCACGACTAGCTATGTGGGTAAAAATACTCCTTTTACTCATTTGGAAAAATTTTACAAGGGTCTTGAAGAGGTTAAAAAACATAAATTTGACGGTGCTATTGTTACGGGAGCTCCTGTGGAACAAATGGATTTTGAAAAGGTTGCTTACTGGGAAGAATTGCTAGAAATTTTTGATTTTTTAAAGCAAAATGTAACAAGTTCTATGTATATTTGTTGGGGTGCTATGGCTGCTTTAAAATACTTTCATGGTGTAGATAAAATCTCTTTAGATAAGAAAATTTTTGGAGTTTATAAGCATGATAAAGTTTCGCCTGATCTACTTTTAACGAATTTGGATGAAAAGGTTTTAATGCCTCATTCAAGGCATTCTAGCATGGATGAAGAGCAAATTTCATCACTACAAAAACAAGGAAAATTAAAAATTTTACTTAGAAATAAAAAAATCGGTTCGGCTTTGTTAAGAGATGAAAAGAATATTTTTATTTTAGGGCATTTGGAATATTTTAAAGAGACTTTACATCAAGAATATGTAAGAGATAATTTCATACAAAAAGCTAAAAATTATTATGATAAAAAGGGCAATATAAAATACAATTGGCGCTCAAATGCAAATACCATTTTTGCAAATTGGCTCAATTATGATGTGTATCAAAGCACACCTTTTGTGCTTTGA